From the genome of Vicia villosa cultivar HV-30 ecotype Madison, WI linkage group LG2, Vvil1.0, whole genome shotgun sequence, one region includes:
- the LOC131649826 gene encoding uncharacterized protein LOC131649826 — protein sequence MTRSIVLCRYMLSIPPANAGNRNGDDDEYRALGRFQRNNPPVFEGEHEPDKAQAWLKAIEKIFRRFEEDGIEVTWDLFRDVFLENYFPEDCRGKKEVEFLELMQGNGTVAVYAAKFQELIKYCPHYNTANAERSKCLKFGHKVAECKKEVTTCFKCGKYGHIATNCRGGSNVTCFNCGEKGHVSTKCDKPKKEQAKGKVFALSGAGATTDERLIQEDLFLSAKQVDESVQGGAELFMLLATLEVREKRTIEDLPIVCEFAEVFPDDIIDLPPE from the exons atgaccaggagtattgtgctgtGTAGATACATGCTGTcg ATCCCTCCAGCGAATGCGGGTAACCggaatggagatgatgatgagtaCCGTGCATTAGGGAgatttcagaggaacaatcctcctgtcTTTGAGGGTGAACATGAACctgataaagctcaagcttggctGAAGGCTATTGAGAAGATCTTCAGA AGGTTTGAAGAAGATGGCATTGAggttacttgggatcttttccgTGATGTTTTCTTGGAGAACTATTTTCCTGAAGATTGTCGTGGgaagaaagaggtggagttccttGAGTTGATGCAAGGAAATGGTACTGTTGCTGTTTATGCCGCTAAATTTCaggagcttatcaagtattgtcctcactatAATACTGCTAATGCTGAGAGATCTAAATgcttgaagttt GGTCATAAAGTTGCGGAGTGCAAGAAAGAGGTtactacttgtttcaagtgtggcaagtatGGTCACATAGCTACTAATTGTAGAGGTGGTTCGAatgtgacttgtttcaactgtggagagAAAGGCCACGTTAGTACAAAATGtgacaagccaaagaaggagcaagcaaAAGGAAAAGTGTTCGCATTGTCTGGTGCGGGAGCCACTACTGATGAGAGGCTAATTCAAG AAGATTTATTCTTGTCCGCTAAGCAAGTCGACGAATCAGTTCAAGGTGGAgctgaattgtttatgttattAGCAACCTTAGAGGTGCGCGAAAAGAGAACCATTGAGGATTTGCCTATAGTTTGTGAatttgcggaggtatttcctgatGATATAATTGACTTACCACCGGAAtga